A single genomic interval of uncultured Sphaerochaeta sp. harbors:
- the murJ gene encoding murein biosynthesis integral membrane protein MurJ codes for MQDSTQSSKTAKSSFAIMLCTIASRLLGIVKARVLSSVFGASGVADVINFTFNIPNNFRKLFAEGAVNSALIPAFSSLLGLGKKRSSLHLFSLLCTYQIILLIPLVLLSYFFGEEFISLISDFDSAQVALGAKLLPFFMVYLAAISMGAIFNGVLQSHHNFLHAYLSPLLFSISVIFGVQYLTPYLGAMSMAWATLVGGLLQGSYSYLMLRRYGYRLKPAIRQADTPLKPVIGAWSLVVLGMGMQVVTQLVTYHFASTLSEGSVTAFANATIFYQTPYGVFFNAISAVSLPLLSRSYALGQMQEMQKHTRLSIVQLTSLLLPSGIILFFLSQESVSVVLQTGNYTLADAQLTALALRPFLLFMVTTSWYAMLLRLGYSANRYALMTKVTFLQNFVDIILMWIFISLGWGIISLALANGISYVVLLGFLSFKLRDLYNPIKDTQLRRGLLRTVAANIPIIGYCLIYASFGMTWYQSGSNLRNFLILSLVALGSLVVWLLSYALLKVELLSLFRSKKQGSNL; via the coding sequence TTGCAAGATTCTACGCAAAGTAGCAAGACAGCTAAAAGCAGTTTTGCCATCATGCTCTGCACGATTGCAAGCAGGCTGCTCGGGATTGTGAAAGCTCGTGTACTCTCCTCGGTCTTTGGAGCGAGTGGGGTGGCAGATGTGATTAACTTCACATTCAACATCCCCAATAATTTCCGAAAACTCTTTGCTGAAGGGGCCGTCAACTCAGCACTCATTCCTGCTTTCTCCAGCCTCCTTGGATTAGGGAAGAAGCGGAGCTCTCTTCATCTCTTCAGTTTGCTTTGCACCTACCAGATCATTCTTCTTATACCCTTGGTATTGCTCTCCTATTTCTTTGGTGAAGAGTTCATATCCCTTATCAGTGACTTTGACAGTGCCCAGGTTGCCTTGGGCGCAAAACTACTTCCTTTCTTCATGGTCTATCTGGCAGCCATCAGCATGGGTGCAATTTTCAATGGGGTATTGCAATCTCATCACAACTTTCTCCATGCCTATCTTTCCCCGTTGCTTTTCTCAATTTCTGTTATTTTTGGGGTACAGTATCTCACTCCTTACCTTGGTGCAATGAGTATGGCTTGGGCTACTCTGGTTGGAGGACTGCTGCAAGGTTCCTACTCCTACCTTATGCTTAGACGCTACGGCTATCGGCTGAAACCAGCAATAAGACAGGCAGATACACCGCTGAAACCTGTCATTGGGGCATGGTCCTTGGTTGTGCTCGGCATGGGAATGCAGGTTGTCACACAGTTGGTGACCTATCACTTTGCATCCACCTTGAGCGAAGGAAGTGTAACAGCCTTCGCAAATGCAACGATCTTTTACCAGACGCCTTACGGAGTCTTTTTCAACGCAATCAGTGCAGTAAGCCTGCCCTTGCTCAGTCGCTCCTATGCCCTTGGCCAGATGCAAGAGATGCAAAAACATACCCGTCTGAGCATTGTTCAACTAACTAGTCTCCTGCTTCCCAGTGGAATTATTCTCTTCTTCCTTAGCCAGGAGAGTGTCAGCGTGGTATTGCAGACCGGTAATTACACGCTTGCCGATGCCCAACTGACCGCATTGGCCCTTCGACCCTTCCTGTTGTTCATGGTAACCACCAGTTGGTATGCCATGCTGCTTCGTCTTGGCTATAGTGCAAACCGCTATGCCCTGATGACCAAGGTCACCTTCTTACAGAACTTTGTGGATATCATTTTGATGTGGATCTTCATCTCGCTGGGGTGGGGAATCATATCACTTGCTCTTGCCAATGGAATAAGCTATGTAGTGCTACTGGGATTCTTGTCATTCAAATTGAGAGATCTCTACAATCCGATAAAGGATACACAACTGAGACGAGGATTGTTGCGTACTGTAGCCGCAAATATTCCGATTATCGGGTACTGCTTGATTTATGCTTCCTTCGGCATGACTTGGTATCAGAGTGGATCCAACTTGAGAAACTTCTTGATCCTTTCTCTGGTAGCCCTTGGATCACTTGTGGTATGGCTCCTCTCCTATGCATTGCTGAAGGTGGAGCTACTCTCGCTCTTCCGTTCCAAGAAGCAAGGCAGCAACCTGTAA
- the tgt gene encoding tRNA guanosine(34) transglycosylase Tgt encodes MAIFRTIHQDTSSNARLGILSLGHGEVETPVFMPVGTKGTVKAMFHEDVKKIGYKLILGNTYHLYLKPGLEVLSQFGGLHNFSHWDGNLLTDSGGFQVFSLSGLRKIGDKGVTFQSHIDGSKHIFTPENVVDTQKVIGSDIAMCLDVCTPPDINHRAATEAMNITHAWAKRAIEHRQKLGDAFKGNLFGIVQGNFYEDLRKQSAEFFNEMNFPGIAIGGLSVGESREQFSHYLGYTAELVTKEKPRYVMGIGSPDYILEAVENGIDMFDCVLATRMARNGGIFTDDGVITLKKAIHKFDHGPLEEGCTCRACTQYSRAYMHHLIKTGEMLGGMLATEHNLTYFYRLMERVRQAIRENRFASFKREYLARFYAK; translated from the coding sequence ATGGCAATATTTCGTACTATCCATCAGGATACCAGCAGCAATGCTCGCCTGGGTATCCTTTCACTTGGCCACGGAGAAGTGGAGACACCGGTATTCATGCCTGTAGGCACCAAGGGAACAGTGAAAGCAATGTTCCACGAGGATGTCAAGAAAATCGGATACAAGCTTATCCTTGGCAATACCTACCATCTCTATCTCAAACCAGGGCTTGAGGTGCTTTCCCAGTTTGGTGGACTGCATAATTTCTCACACTGGGATGGGAATTTGCTCACCGATAGTGGTGGTTTCCAGGTATTCAGTCTCTCAGGGCTCAGGAAAATTGGAGACAAGGGAGTGACCTTCCAAAGCCATATAGACGGTTCAAAACATATCTTCACACCAGAGAACGTAGTGGATACACAGAAAGTAATCGGCAGTGATATTGCCATGTGCCTTGATGTATGCACCCCTCCAGATATCAACCACCGTGCGGCCACTGAGGCGATGAATATCACCCATGCTTGGGCTAAACGTGCTATTGAACATCGTCAGAAGCTGGGAGATGCGTTCAAGGGCAACCTATTTGGCATAGTCCAGGGCAACTTCTATGAGGACCTGCGCAAGCAAAGTGCTGAATTCTTCAATGAGATGAATTTTCCTGGGATTGCCATCGGGGGGCTCTCGGTAGGAGAGAGTAGAGAACAGTTCTCCCACTATCTTGGGTATACTGCTGAATTGGTAACCAAGGAAAAACCAAGGTACGTCATGGGTATTGGCAGCCCAGACTATATCCTGGAAGCAGTGGAAAACGGTATTGATATGTTCGATTGCGTCCTTGCAACCCGTATGGCACGGAATGGTGGCATTTTTACCGATGACGGTGTTATCACGCTTAAGAAAGCAATCCATAAATTCGATCATGGCCCACTTGAAGAGGGCTGTACCTGCAGGGCATGTACACAGTATAGCCGAGCGTACATGCATCATCTTATCAAGACCGGCGAGATGCTTGGAGGTATGCTGGCTACGGAACACAACCTGACCTACTTCTACCGACTGATGGAACGTGTCCGCCAGGCTATCAGGGAAAATCGATTTGCTTCCTTTAAAAGGGAATACCTTGCAAGATTCTACGCAAAGTAG
- a CDS encoding LptF/LptG family permease, giving the protein MKLHDRYVARSVTIVATLALVLCTLMLLSVDLFSNLDGYLTNEVKPFTILTLTLLYTPQAVLFALGPSLLFSATYFLSQLQANNEYICLLGSGLSYRRIITPILVLGVLFSLLEFGFGEYVFIPAERTREMKQDELFGLRSTYDNRNITLRDPDGNYVVHAKQYSDEQKRLAQVLLVLLDDEGAMKARVDAAWAFWEEESETWRMERVRFQQIDGAGLVVDSSEVGELRLDEFTLAPSYFRNLSNDITTMELTTAVDYLRRMQVLDPSRYPELATDFTKRLLEHLNPLILLFIACTISYRYKKNILLFSIITSLSIAVIYFVVQMVTIIMAKQGVIAPIWGMAIPMIVIVCIALAERAVLR; this is encoded by the coding sequence ATGAAGCTGCATGACCGCTATGTTGCCCGTTCAGTCACTATCGTGGCAACTCTCGCCTTGGTGTTATGTACCCTTATGCTACTCAGTGTTGACTTATTCAGCAATCTTGATGGGTACCTTACGAATGAGGTAAAACCATTTACCATCCTGACTTTAACCTTGTTGTATACTCCCCAGGCGGTACTCTTTGCACTTGGTCCATCACTCTTGTTCTCTGCCACATATTTCCTCTCACAATTGCAAGCCAATAATGAGTATATCTGCTTGCTGGGAAGCGGGCTGAGTTATCGTAGGATTATCACCCCCATCCTCGTACTTGGAGTTCTGTTCAGCCTTCTGGAATTTGGTTTTGGAGAGTATGTCTTCATACCAGCTGAAAGAACCCGCGAAATGAAACAGGATGAGCTGTTTGGATTACGCAGTACCTATGACAATAGAAATATTACCCTGCGTGACCCAGATGGCAATTATGTAGTGCATGCAAAACAGTACAGTGATGAACAGAAAAGATTGGCACAGGTACTTCTGGTCCTGCTTGATGATGAAGGGGCAATGAAGGCAAGGGTTGATGCAGCCTGGGCATTTTGGGAAGAGGAGAGTGAAACGTGGAGGATGGAGCGAGTCAGATTCCAACAGATTGATGGCGCTGGCTTGGTCGTTGACTCAAGTGAAGTAGGGGAATTGAGACTTGATGAGTTCACTCTTGCTCCTTCCTATTTCAGGAATCTGAGCAATGATATCACCACCATGGAGCTTACAACAGCTGTCGATTACCTGAGGCGTATGCAAGTGCTCGATCCCTCGAGATATCCTGAGCTTGCCACTGATTTCACCAAGCGTTTGCTTGAGCACCTCAATCCTCTTATCCTGTTGTTCATTGCCTGCACCATCAGCTACAGGTACAAGAAAAACATACTGCTTTTCAGCATCATTACCAGTCTCTCCATTGCCGTGATATACTTCGTGGTACAGATGGTCACCATCATCATGGCAAAACAGGGTGTTATCGCTCCCATTTGGGGTATGGCAATCCCGATGATTGTGATAGTATGCATAGCACTGGCAGAAAGAGCCGTATTACGTTAG
- a CDS encoding LptF/LptG family permease — translation MKQGARFSLVYRHIGREYLLSFIVAFFFFFFIFFINQILLIAQRILLKQVDYLSVFQLVMLSIPQFLLYTFPFSSLTASSMVIGDLSGNNEILAIRSSGISLKHVFLPIILISLVFSFMTFLTADKALPWSTKKYRELYSGLMRELPTLELASNSTNTIGNKVLVNKEVVGNTVHDIVLFETSNDRTGQILSAPTAEVTLYDLNAFIYQLEMVNPLMLRNDVEGGWALSKADSARFFLNFSGQIASLASALPSQLSVRELQENIAIHRSALEEETVRHEEKLQKARLQLATLMQQESVSPERIEEAEQEVRTLEEKTPINFYYQYYRAELHKKFALSAACFMLVFLTFSLSFFKVKHGRLIGFGMSMLVAVLYWYLLFFSQMQIFKFPINPGFLIWIPNVLMFFTGILIMLFARRL, via the coding sequence TTGAAGCAAGGTGCACGATTCAGCTTAGTATATCGCCACATAGGAAGGGAGTACCTCCTTTCCTTTATTGTGGCGTTCTTTTTTTTCTTTTTCATTTTTTTTATCAACCAGATTCTTCTTATTGCCCAGAGGATACTCCTCAAGCAGGTAGATTATCTCTCGGTATTCCAGCTGGTAATGCTCTCAATCCCACAGTTTTTACTTTACACATTCCCGTTCTCCAGCCTCACTGCTTCAAGTATGGTTATCGGTGACCTCTCTGGAAACAACGAGATCCTCGCAATCCGTAGTAGTGGGATATCATTGAAACATGTGTTTCTACCCATCATTCTCATCTCCCTGGTCTTTTCATTCATGACATTCCTTACAGCTGACAAGGCGCTCCCTTGGAGTACCAAGAAGTATCGTGAACTCTACAGCGGTCTTATGAGAGAGCTTCCTACCTTGGAACTTGCCAGCAACTCCACGAATACGATAGGTAACAAGGTCTTGGTCAACAAGGAAGTGGTTGGAAACACCGTTCACGATATCGTTTTGTTTGAAACTTCCAATGACCGAACCGGCCAGATTCTTAGTGCCCCAACGGCTGAAGTAACACTCTATGATCTGAATGCATTCATATACCAACTTGAAATGGTAAATCCCTTGATGCTCAGAAATGATGTGGAAGGTGGATGGGCTCTCTCAAAAGCGGATAGTGCGAGGTTCTTTCTCAATTTCTCAGGACAGATAGCCAGTCTTGCCTCAGCACTCCCTTCTCAGTTGTCAGTAAGGGAACTACAGGAAAACATCGCCATTCATCGCTCTGCCCTTGAAGAGGAAACAGTGCGCCATGAAGAAAAGCTTCAAAAGGCTCGGTTGCAACTTGCCACACTGATGCAACAAGAATCGGTTTCCCCTGAGAGAATTGAGGAAGCTGAACAGGAAGTAAGAACACTTGAGGAGAAAACTCCGATTAATTTCTACTACCAGTACTACAGGGCTGAACTCCATAAGAAATTTGCACTCAGTGCTGCTTGCTTCATGTTGGTTTTTCTTACCTTTTCGCTCTCCTTCTTCAAGGTTAAGCATGGCCGGCTTATTGGATTTGGTATGTCAATGCTGGTAGCAGTACTTTACTGGTATCTTCTTTTCTTCTCACAAATGCAGATTTTCAAATTCCCCATAAACCCAGGATTCCTGATCTGGATACCCAACGTATTGATGTTTTTTACCGGCATCCTGATCATGCTGTTTGCGAGGCGTCTATGA
- the dut gene encoding dUTP diphosphatase: MPNNMESHSIPVKVKKLNEHALLPVYGTERSAGADLSACLEEDLLLKAGTYAKIHTGLSIQVPPGYEAQVRPRSGLAAKHGITVLNSPGTIDSDYRGEVAVLLVNHGEKDVVIHTGDRIAQMVIARCEQASFLPTMELDATERGSGGFGSTGV, encoded by the coding sequence ATGCCAAATAACATGGAGAGCCACTCGATTCCGGTAAAGGTCAAGAAGCTCAATGAGCACGCTCTCCTTCCCGTATATGGGACGGAGAGAAGTGCAGGTGCTGATCTTTCAGCCTGCCTGGAGGAGGATTTACTCCTGAAGGCAGGTACCTATGCAAAGATTCACACCGGATTGAGTATTCAGGTTCCTCCTGGATATGAGGCACAGGTCAGGCCAAGAAGTGGGCTTGCTGCCAAACATGGGATCACCGTTCTCAACAGCCCTGGTACCATCGATAGTGATTATCGAGGAGAAGTGGCTGTCCTCTTGGTCAACCATGGGGAGAAGGACGTGGTCATCCATACAGGAGACCGTATCGCACAGATGGTTATCGCACGGTGTGAACAAGCCTCCTTTTTGCCGACTATGGAGCTTGATGCTACAGAAAGGGGAAGTGGAGGTTTTGGTTCAACGGGAGTATAA
- the pnp gene encoding polyribonucleotide nucleotidyltransferase, which yields MEVKKVSIRIGNSDLVFETGKIAKQANGSVYAHYEGSAVIATVCCGKQPNEGLDYVPLSVEYNEKYYAAGKIPGGFLKREARPKDKEILVSRLIDRPMRPLFNKAFGREIQIVPTAVSSDMNNTPDIIAMNAASAAVTISDIPFGGPIAAVRISLLDGKYIVNPTFSEIEKSELDIVVAGTRDGITMVEGGAKEVSEEVMLEAIATAQPFITKLCDAQLELRELAGKEKLPIIESTVDLSWLEPVKAFAYPLIKEASFVKGKMERYAALAEVHDQVKEKFAELIAEDENRPGQLGGLFEDLEYEILRASILNEGVRTDGRKVDEIRPITCEVGLLSRTHGSALFTRGETQALAVTTLGTSSDEQMFDTIDGEKSFSSFMLHYNFPPYSVGETGRLSTGRREIGHGHLAQRALEAIIPSKDVFPYTIRVVSEIMESNGSSSMASVCGGCLSLMDAGVPVKTPVAGIAMGLITEGADYSKYVVLSDILGEEDHLGDMDFKVTGSREGITAFQMDIKIAGVTPEIMKKALEQAKKGRIHILNIMEDTLKTPREEINEYAPKILTMKVDLEKIGAVIGTGGKTIKAIASQSGAEVNIADDGTITIFGRNAAAAKLAKELVQSIVEEPEVGRIYQGTVKRIMDFGAFIEILPGKEGLCHISKLAKTRVQNVEDVLTVGQSVPVKLIEIDRQGRLNLSYIDAIEGNAK from the coding sequence ATGGAAGTTAAGAAAGTATCTATACGGATTGGTAATTCCGACCTGGTTTTCGAAACCGGAAAAATTGCCAAACAAGCCAATGGCTCCGTCTATGCCCATTATGAAGGGAGTGCGGTTATCGCAACGGTCTGCTGTGGCAAACAACCCAATGAAGGCCTGGATTATGTACCACTCAGTGTTGAATATAATGAAAAATATTATGCTGCAGGAAAGATCCCCGGTGGATTCCTTAAGAGGGAAGCCCGCCCTAAGGACAAGGAAATCCTCGTCAGCCGATTGATCGACCGCCCAATGCGCCCCTTGTTCAACAAGGCCTTTGGTAGGGAAATTCAGATTGTCCCCACTGCAGTCTCATCAGACATGAACAATACCCCTGATATCATTGCCATGAATGCAGCAAGTGCTGCTGTCACCATTAGTGATATCCCATTCGGTGGCCCTATTGCTGCTGTACGCATTTCACTCCTTGATGGCAAGTATATTGTCAACCCAACCTTCAGTGAAATTGAAAAGAGTGAGCTCGATATTGTAGTTGCTGGGACCCGTGATGGAATTACCATGGTTGAAGGTGGTGCAAAAGAGGTGAGTGAAGAAGTGATGCTCGAGGCAATCGCAACTGCCCAGCCTTTCATCACAAAACTCTGTGATGCACAGCTTGAACTGCGTGAACTTGCAGGAAAAGAAAAACTCCCCATCATCGAGAGCACAGTTGACCTATCCTGGCTTGAGCCTGTGAAAGCGTTTGCATATCCCCTGATCAAGGAAGCATCCTTCGTCAAGGGTAAGATGGAGCGCTATGCTGCTCTTGCTGAAGTGCATGACCAGGTGAAGGAAAAGTTTGCTGAACTGATTGCCGAGGATGAGAACCGCCCAGGCCAGCTTGGCGGGCTCTTCGAAGATCTCGAGTATGAGATTCTTCGCGCCTCCATCCTCAACGAAGGTGTTCGTACCGATGGTAGAAAGGTAGATGAAATTCGACCGATCACCTGTGAGGTTGGACTCCTGTCCAGGACCCATGGTTCAGCGCTCTTCACCCGCGGAGAGACCCAGGCCTTGGCAGTCACCACGCTTGGCACATCCAGTGATGAGCAAATGTTTGATACCATTGATGGTGAGAAATCCTTCAGTTCCTTCATGCTGCATTACAACTTCCCTCCCTACAGTGTTGGTGAGACCGGAAGGCTCTCCACCGGTAGAAGAGAGATCGGGCATGGTCACCTTGCCCAGAGAGCTCTGGAGGCTATTATCCCATCCAAGGATGTATTCCCCTATACCATTCGTGTTGTCAGTGAGATCATGGAGTCCAACGGCTCCTCATCCATGGCATCTGTGTGTGGTGGTTGTCTCTCATTGATGGATGCTGGTGTTCCTGTAAAGACTCCGGTAGCCGGTATCGCCATGGGCTTGATCACCGAAGGTGCTGATTACTCCAAGTATGTGGTACTTAGTGACATTCTTGGTGAAGAGGACCACCTCGGCGACATGGACTTCAAGGTAACTGGATCACGTGAAGGTATTACTGCTTTCCAGATGGATATCAAGATTGCCGGTGTCACCCCTGAGATCATGAAGAAGGCGCTTGAGCAGGCTAAGAAGGGAAGAATCCATATCCTGAATATCATGGAAGACACCTTGAAGACTCCTCGTGAGGAGATCAACGAGTACGCTCCCAAGATCCTGACCATGAAGGTTGACCTTGAGAAGATCGGTGCTGTCATCGGAACCGGTGGTAAGACGATCAAGGCAATTGCAAGCCAGAGTGGTGCAGAAGTAAATATTGCTGATGACGGGACCATTACCATCTTCGGTAGGAATGCTGCTGCGGCTAAGCTGGCCAAGGAATTAGTACAGTCCATCGTTGAGGAACCCGAAGTAGGAAGAATCTACCAGGGAACCGTAAAGAGGATCATGGACTTTGGTGCCTTCATTGAAATCCTACCAGGTAAGGAAGGGCTCTGCCATATCTCCAAGCTTGCCAAGACTCGTGTCCAGAACGTCGAAGATGTACTCACTGTTGGTCAGTCCGTACCGGTGAAACTTATCGAGATCGACCGTCAGGGTCGTTTGAACCTGAGTTACATCGATGCAATCGAAGGCAATGCCAAATAA
- the rpsO gene encoding 30S ribosomal protein S15, translating into MISKEQKQEIIAKYGGDEKNTGSTQAQIALLTARINDLQIHFKANPKDHAGTRGLLQMVGQRRRLLKYLRNNDIDAYRALIADLGLRK; encoded by the coding sequence ATGATCTCGAAAGAACAGAAACAAGAAATCATCGCAAAGTATGGTGGTGATGAGAAGAACACTGGATCAACCCAGGCACAGATTGCTTTGTTGACCGCCAGAATCAACGACCTGCAGATTCACTTCAAGGCAAATCCTAAGGATCATGCTGGAACAAGAGGGTTGTTGCAGATGGTCGGACAACGCAGACGTCTTCTGAAGTATCTGCGCAACAACGACATCGACGCCTACCGTGCGCTGATCGCAGACCTCGGTCTGAGAAAATAA
- a CDS encoding FAD synthetase family protein, translated as MKRYDFMHLSAHPVLWQVPMVVSIGVFDGLHRGHLTILDRTISLAKENEWESMVITFDKNPKMATKSQPYHSKLTTEGQMQEILANLGVNHMVVIDFSADFSKLTAEEFLTLVCAFCQVKAMVVGEDFRCGAPASSAGPVQLQEYLNRLSPGAFVEVPPFVQTDKSEVVSSTLVRKKLLKGALEEIQSMLGRPYELDLVAHPSKFTEDGLLYRTASFMQLLPMAGVYDAYLTLSDDTKVPVKTIIGDEDLLIIPKEVMWDMKLLRTKRLSLIAKGSSS; from the coding sequence ATGAAACGGTATGATTTCATGCATCTTTCGGCGCATCCTGTCCTCTGGCAGGTACCCATGGTTGTCTCCATCGGTGTATTCGATGGTCTTCACCGTGGCCACTTGACCATTCTGGACCGTACAATCTCTCTAGCCAAGGAAAATGAGTGGGAGAGTATGGTGATTACCTTCGACAAAAATCCCAAGATGGCAACGAAAAGCCAACCATACCATTCCAAGCTCACCACTGAAGGCCAAATGCAGGAAATCCTTGCCAATCTTGGTGTTAACCATATGGTAGTCATTGACTTTTCTGCTGATTTCAGTAAACTCACAGCTGAGGAGTTCCTAACTTTGGTTTGTGCTTTTTGCCAAGTCAAGGCGATGGTTGTCGGAGAAGATTTCCGCTGCGGTGCCCCGGCTTCAAGTGCCGGACCTGTTCAGCTGCAGGAATATCTGAACCGATTGTCACCAGGGGCATTTGTGGAAGTTCCTCCTTTTGTCCAGACCGATAAAAGTGAGGTTGTTTCAAGTACCTTGGTGCGTAAAAAACTTCTTAAGGGCGCTTTGGAAGAAATCCAAAGTATGCTCGGCAGACCGTATGAATTGGATTTGGTGGCTCACCCCTCCAAGTTTACAGAAGACGGGCTGCTGTACCGTACGGCTTCCTTCATGCAATTGCTGCCGATGGCTGGCGTGTATGATGCCTACCTTACACTTTCGGATGATACGAAGGTTCCCGTGAAAACAATCATAGGGGATGAAGACCTTCTGATTATTCCAAAAGAGGTAATGTGGGATATGAAACTGTTACGTACAAAAAGACTTAGCTTAATTGCTAAGGGGAGTAGTTCATGA
- the truB gene encoding tRNA pseudouridine(55) synthase TruB — protein MGKNASILLINKKRGLTSFSSLNDIKRTIDPKVGHAGTLDKFAEGLLIVLTGSMTKLNILFSQMDKQYRAHIQFGSETDTLDPEGEVIAESAIPSYETILQVIPSFVGEGEQEPPAYSALHINGKRASKLVRQGKQVVMPKRPITIYAFTPISYEAGVLIADIHVSKGTYIRSIARDLGKACGSRAHLTALTRTSIGPFSLDEAVDAKQTEDLVSSMQYTDAYLKRLDTISIFEIPDSELFRVANGGYPHRMTCIKEGRDAVFGALYSKDGILRAVSNIEENRLIAQIHPFSGGKQYETV, from the coding sequence ATGGGAAAGAACGCTAGTATCCTCCTCATCAACAAGAAACGGGGACTAACAAGTTTTTCGAGTCTTAATGATATCAAGCGTACCATAGACCCAAAAGTAGGGCATGCTGGTACGCTTGATAAGTTTGCAGAGGGACTCTTGATTGTGTTGACAGGCAGTATGACCAAACTGAACATCCTGTTTTCCCAGATGGACAAGCAGTATCGTGCACATATCCAGTTTGGAAGTGAGACTGACACCCTTGACCCGGAAGGGGAAGTGATAGCAGAATCGGCTATTCCTTCCTATGAAACCATTTTGCAAGTCATTCCTTCGTTTGTAGGGGAAGGAGAGCAGGAACCCCCTGCTTATAGTGCCCTGCACATCAATGGGAAACGGGCAAGTAAGCTAGTCAGACAGGGCAAGCAGGTGGTCATGCCAAAACGACCAATCACCATTTATGCATTCACCCCAATCAGTTATGAAGCTGGTGTCCTTATTGCAGATATCCATGTATCAAAAGGCACCTATATACGAAGTATTGCCAGAGATTTGGGAAAAGCGTGTGGAAGTAGGGCTCACCTTACCGCTTTGACAAGAACCAGCATTGGGCCGTTTTCCCTTGATGAAGCGGTAGATGCAAAACAAACAGAAGACCTTGTATCCTCCATGCAGTATACTGATGCGTATCTGAAAAGACTGGATACCATCAGTATATTTGAAATACCCGATTCTGAATTGTTTCGTGTAGCCAATGGGGGCTATCCCCATAGGATGACGTGCATTAAGGAGGGTAGGGATGCAGTCTTTGGTGCCTTGTATAGCAAGGATGGTATCCTACGGGCAGTATCCAATATTGAAGAAAATCGTCTAATTGCTCAGATACACCCGTTTTCAGGGGGAAAACAGTATGAAACGGTATGA
- the rbfA gene encoding 30S ribosome-binding factor RbfA: MSEYSQKRIEAKLSEAISMLIVKGEVKNPLVSTLCSVSKVELSQDNAYATVFISSVLDDKSLEESVAGLQKASGFIQKRVGAFLKTRNTPVLRFKADISLKEGQKINALIDSLVEDGKER; encoded by the coding sequence ATGAGTGAATATAGCCAGAAGCGAATAGAAGCAAAACTCTCTGAGGCGATCAGCATGCTGATCGTCAAAGGGGAGGTGAAAAATCCTCTGGTCAGCACCCTTTGCTCTGTAAGCAAAGTGGAGCTCTCCCAGGACAATGCCTATGCGACCGTATTCATCTCCTCGGTTCTTGATGACAAGAGCCTTGAGGAGAGTGTTGCCGGGTTGCAGAAAGCAAGTGGATTCATTCAGAAACGTGTGGGGGCATTCCTGAAAACCCGGAATACTCCTGTACTGAGATTCAAGGCAGACATCTCTCTGAAAGAAGGACAAAAGATCAATGCCTTGATAGACTCATTGGTGGAAGATGGGAAAGAACGCTAG